In Stieleria varia, one genomic interval encodes:
- a CDS encoding DUF4332 domain-containing protein produces the protein MLRTVLAFFGFPGSVFRQIAPPQTIAASPPGAPWATPDGVEPEPPARKAALKQDAALRPPVPQRNRQDAQRSGSPLIQPNHRQRLLSMKLEHLNFCGRARCRTLAEHGILTAGDLVFATPDALRVAVGSGPRARRWIKMHRRAIRLAVGVPGLMPRDALLLVRVHRNSLNGLARESAGGLCRDFQRFAETTAGRRWLAGRRLPSVRKTRTWIESAKTVVGGNRAATKVRPRATQSESSLSRSGLSRSGLSRSGLSVGVAMTF, from the coding sequence ATGTTACGAACCGTTCTCGCTTTCTTCGGCTTCCCCGGCAGCGTTTTTCGTCAAATCGCCCCACCCCAAACGATCGCTGCCTCACCCCCCGGTGCACCATGGGCAACTCCCGATGGTGTCGAACCCGAGCCGCCAGCCCGCAAGGCCGCGTTGAAACAGGACGCTGCTCTACGGCCCCCCGTGCCTCAGCGAAACCGGCAAGACGCCCAACGCTCAGGATCGCCCTTGATTCAGCCCAATCACCGGCAACGCTTGCTCAGCATGAAGCTGGAGCATTTGAATTTTTGCGGCCGCGCCCGCTGCCGAACGCTCGCCGAACACGGAATCTTGACCGCTGGCGACCTGGTTTTTGCAACGCCGGATGCCTTACGGGTCGCCGTCGGCAGCGGCCCAAGAGCTCGACGCTGGATCAAAATGCACCGCCGCGCGATTCGATTGGCTGTCGGAGTCCCCGGACTGATGCCCCGCGACGCCTTGCTGTTGGTCCGCGTTCACCGAAATAGCCTCAACGGCTTGGCGCGAGAATCCGCCGGCGGACTCTGTCGAGATTTTCAGCGTTTTGCCGAAACAACCGCGGGACGACGCTGGCTGGCCGGTCGCCGCCTGCCCAGCGTTCGCAAAACTCGAACGTGGATCGAGTCCGCCAAGACCGTCGTGGGCGGAAATCGAGCAGCGACCAAGGTGCGTCCCAGGGCGACGCAGTCGGAGTCCAGCCTGTCACGATCTGGCCTGTCACGATCTGGCCTGTCACGATCTGGCCTGTCAGTTGGTGTGGCGATGACCTTTTAG
- the rpsB gene encoding 30S ribosomal protein S2 translates to MANPIVQEMIEAGVHFGHRTSLWNPKMRPYIFGAKNQIHILNIRETLRGMLRAQKYLSQVAAGGSLILFVGTKRQAGEAVEAQALRCGMPFVSERWLGGTLTNFRTIRSRLTRLEELESIRGSDAIDNYSKKMQSALNREYRKMYRNLNGLRSMNRLPECLFIVDPGKERNAVREAKRLGIATVGLIDTDSDPSLIDLPIPGNDDGIRSIELIMRHLADAVIKGKGQVTMQQQADGEDVAEAPAAEPVAEAAPAEAEAAQAEG, encoded by the coding sequence ATGGCGAATCCAATCGTCCAAGAAATGATCGAAGCCGGCGTGCACTTCGGTCACCGTACCAGCCTGTGGAACCCGAAGATGCGTCCGTACATCTTCGGTGCTAAGAATCAGATCCACATTCTGAACATCCGCGAAACGCTCCGCGGAATGTTGCGAGCACAAAAGTACCTGAGCCAAGTCGCCGCCGGCGGTAGCTTGATCCTGTTCGTCGGCACCAAACGTCAAGCCGGCGAAGCAGTCGAAGCACAAGCACTGCGTTGCGGCATGCCCTTTGTCAGCGAGCGTTGGTTGGGCGGAACGCTGACCAATTTCCGAACCATTCGCAGTCGTCTGACTCGCTTGGAAGAACTCGAGTCGATCCGTGGCAGCGATGCGATCGACAACTACAGCAAAAAGATGCAGTCGGCACTCAACCGCGAGTACCGCAAGATGTACCGCAACTTGAACGGTCTGCGTAGCATGAACCGTTTGCCCGAGTGTTTGTTCATCGTCGACCCCGGCAAGGAACGCAATGCGGTCCGCGAAGCCAAACGGCTCGGAATCGCGACGGTCGGCTTGATCGATACCGACAGCGATCCTTCGTTGATCGATCTGCCGATTCCAGGCAACGACGATGGGATTCGCAGCATCGAGCTGATCATGCGTCACTTGGCTGACGCGGTGATCAAAGGCAAGGGGCAAGTCACGATGCAGCAGCAAGCTGATGGCGAAGACGTCGCCGAGGCTCCTGCGGCAGAACCCGTCGCCGAAGCCGCACCGGCCGAAGCAGAAGCGGCTCAAGCCGAAGGTTAA
- the tsf gene encoding translation elongation factor Ts: protein MAEITAAAVKAFRERTGLPMMDCKSALQEAGGDQDKAFELLRERGQQLMDKRSDRETAFGIFGMYIGTDKNTGAMVELLCESAPVTTNDEFLQLASDLAEQLATGPGASTAAELLAQPSPSKSGTTLGQQKDDLFNKIREVFNVGRMIRVEGATGGYLHHSATTAGVLVEIEGGNDAAAKDVSMHIAAMKPDALDADSLDAETVEKERGVLTKAALAEGKPENIVEKMVEGRMRSYFAERCLLAQPFVKDDKQSVEEYAKSHGMTVKAYHHWVIGENADA from the coding sequence ATGGCCGAAATCACCGCAGCAGCGGTCAAGGCATTTCGTGAGCGTACCGGCTTGCCCATGATGGACTGCAAAAGCGCACTGCAAGAAGCCGGCGGAGACCAGGACAAAGCGTTCGAGCTGCTCCGCGAACGTGGGCAGCAGTTGATGGACAAGCGAAGCGATCGCGAAACCGCGTTCGGCATCTTCGGCATGTACATCGGAACGGACAAGAACACAGGCGCGATGGTCGAACTGTTGTGCGAAAGCGCACCGGTCACCACCAACGACGAGTTCCTGCAACTGGCCAGCGACTTGGCAGAGCAGTTGGCGACCGGTCCCGGTGCGTCGACGGCAGCGGAACTGCTTGCTCAACCATCGCCCTCCAAGAGCGGCACGACCCTGGGTCAGCAAAAAGACGACTTGTTCAACAAGATCCGTGAAGTCTTTAACGTCGGACGCATGATCCGCGTGGAAGGCGCCACCGGAGGTTACTTGCACCACTCCGCCACCACCGCCGGCGTGTTGGTCGAGATCGAAGGTGGCAACGATGCCGCAGCCAAAGACGTCTCGATGCACATCGCTGCGATGAAACCCGATGCGTTGGACGCCGATAGCTTGGACGCCGAAACGGTCGAAAAAGAACGTGGCGTGTTGACCAAGGCCGCGTTGGCCGAAGGCAAGCCGGAGAACATCGTCGAAAAGATGGTCGAAGGACGTATGCGAAGCTACTTTGCCGAACGTTGTCTGCTGGCTCAACCGTTCGTTAAAGACGACAAACAGAGCGTGGAAGAGTACGCCAAGAGCCACGGTATGACCGTCAAAGCCTATCACCACTGGGTGATCGGTGAGAACGCGGACGCCTGA
- the pyrH gene encoding UMP kinase — translation MSSPSDAKSNASSELRYKRVVLKLSGESLADAGGRGLSSQEMGDIARQIKLAHESGCQIAIVIGGGNILRGASFSGSNALVQEATAHYMGMLATVINSLAMQDSLETLGLSTRVMSAVPMEKIAETFIRRRALRHLNKGRIVILAAGIGNPFVTTDTAAAQRALELDADVVLKATRVDGVYSDDPEKNPHAVLYETLTYDQVTEKKLRVMDATAIALCQEHGKPIVVFNFKRDGTIVKAVSGENVGTCISAEASPQ, via the coding sequence ATGTCTTCACCCTCAGACGCCAAATCCAATGCCAGCTCAGAACTCCGCTACAAACGTGTTGTCCTGAAACTCAGCGGAGAGAGCTTGGCTGATGCCGGCGGCCGCGGGCTCAGCAGCCAAGAAATGGGCGACATTGCTCGCCAAATCAAACTGGCGCACGAATCCGGATGCCAAATCGCGATCGTCATCGGCGGCGGCAACATTCTCCGTGGGGCAAGTTTCTCTGGCAGCAATGCCTTGGTCCAAGAAGCGACTGCGCACTACATGGGGATGTTGGCCACCGTCATCAATTCCCTGGCCATGCAAGACTCGCTGGAGACGCTCGGGCTGTCCACTCGCGTGATGTCCGCCGTCCCGATGGAAAAGATCGCGGAGACCTTCATCCGTCGCCGAGCCCTGCGTCATCTCAACAAAGGGCGGATCGTGATCTTGGCCGCCGGGATCGGCAATCCGTTCGTCACGACCGACACCGCAGCCGCTCAGCGAGCCCTGGAACTGGACGCCGACGTCGTCCTGAAAGCCACCCGCGTGGACGGGGTCTATAGCGATGATCCCGAAAAGAACCCACATGCCGTGCTCTATGAAACACTGACGTACGATCAAGTCACCGAGAAGAAACTGCGGGTGATGGACGCAACCGCCATCGCGTTGTGCCAAGAACACGGCAAGCCGATCGTGGTGTTCAACTTCAAGCGAGACGGAACGATCGTGAAAGCCGTTTCCGGCGAAAATGTGGGGACATGCATCAGCGCCGAAGCATCACCCCAATAA
- the frr gene encoding ribosome recycling factor — protein sequence MSAEETLMDAEERMEKAISVLGNQLSGIRTGRATPGLVDSLKVEAYGSTTPLKQVASIGTPEPQQIVIRPYDAGTIKDIEKAIVASDLGLNPQNDGRIIRLNVPPLSTDVRKKMVSRIKDLVEDAKISIRNIRRDANKHADQLEKDKELSEDDRDKLKDEVQELTKKYEAQASEMAKAREAEVMDN from the coding sequence ATGTCGGCCGAAGAAACATTGATGGATGCGGAAGAACGCATGGAAAAGGCGATCTCCGTTTTGGGAAACCAGCTTTCGGGCATTCGCACCGGACGGGCCACCCCCGGCTTGGTCGATTCACTGAAAGTCGAAGCGTATGGTTCGACCACGCCGTTGAAACAAGTCGCATCGATCGGGACCCCCGAGCCGCAACAGATCGTCATTCGCCCCTACGACGCCGGGACGATCAAGGATATCGAGAAAGCCATCGTGGCAAGCGACTTGGGTCTGAATCCGCAAAACGACGGCCGCATCATTCGACTCAACGTCCCGCCGCTGTCGACCGACGTCCGAAAGAAAATGGTGTCGCGGATCAAAGACTTGGTGGAAGACGCCAAGATCTCGATTCGAAACATCCGTCGCGATGCCAACAAGCACGCCGATCAGCTCGAAAAAGACAAGGAGCTGTCCGAAGACGATCGCGATAAATTGAAGGACGAAGTCCAAGAGTTGACCAAGAAATACGAAGCACAAGCATCGGAGATGGCCAAGGCTCGCGAAGCCGAAGTCATGGACAACTAG
- a CDS encoding zinc-ribbon domain-containing protein — protein sequence MPQSLHCPQCNANVTVGPQHSGQRVACPRCGKQFVAPGSLAPSTRAGDDEDDWLTLDDPKPPAPLTSPSRSSASGPSPSGPIDGGATSDDVHTLSDDDLLDDDLPDDDAPLTLQPVSPGGPSGSGKPPTSNAGFSEGDLAALGSLGMLDDDFLQSTDTVPSPTLGTNLPGINEASSNFPSFDTSQIDGSASGSGDGSSDDDLFGDLPPVQVPSTAGNNAGSAAVAMDPNQEFRLKCPICGSLMYAKARQAGKQIKCGDCHSLVKVPQPPKVKPVQSVPSPDEGYSFALQAPATENKPTDPYQKNANELLAQAAAERDKETKPKQSLDMDVPSVGRWLAGVFGIFKDSGVILHWIILSSLLAGPAAFAYAQESTPLYLGVMIWSVLFGVLVISCGFAIMQAVANQLESVTDWPTMDPPAWFEQLMVVVMATAMAAAPPFVVCKLFGAPPMISLGFTMFCVYIAFPFLILSMLDMQSIFTPFSPEVARSATQCSEAWGGLYFSSAMLFGGVFFFALFAATSTGGLVATIFLGVAAIFVYFSMIGRLAYAIGQAVNGPTDSSYDRDEKLPPQNGQPANSGAKTGTSTDATPKQR from the coding sequence ATGCCCCAATCGCTCCACTGCCCACAGTGCAACGCCAATGTCACCGTGGGCCCTCAGCACAGCGGCCAACGTGTCGCCTGCCCGCGATGCGGCAAACAGTTTGTCGCGCCCGGCAGCCTCGCCCCGTCGACCAGAGCGGGCGACGACGAAGACGATTGGCTGACGCTGGACGACCCGAAACCTCCTGCACCGCTGACATCCCCCTCGCGCTCGTCCGCGTCGGGACCCTCCCCCTCAGGGCCCATCGACGGCGGCGCGACGTCAGACGATGTCCACACGCTGTCCGATGACGATTTATTGGACGACGATCTGCCTGATGACGATGCCCCGCTGACCCTGCAGCCGGTCTCGCCGGGCGGTCCAAGCGGATCGGGCAAGCCGCCGACTTCGAACGCCGGCTTCTCTGAGGGTGACCTTGCTGCCCTCGGATCGCTGGGAATGCTGGATGATGATTTCTTGCAATCCACCGACACCGTCCCCTCGCCGACTCTGGGCACAAACCTGCCGGGCATCAACGAGGCGTCATCGAACTTTCCCTCGTTCGACACGTCGCAGATAGATGGTTCTGCCAGCGGATCGGGCGATGGTTCCAGCGACGATGACTTGTTCGGTGATTTGCCACCCGTCCAAGTGCCATCAACGGCTGGCAACAACGCCGGTTCTGCTGCCGTTGCGATGGACCCCAATCAAGAGTTCCGTCTGAAGTGTCCGATCTGCGGATCTTTGATGTATGCCAAAGCGCGGCAAGCGGGCAAACAGATCAAATGCGGCGATTGCCACAGCTTGGTTAAAGTTCCGCAGCCGCCCAAGGTCAAACCGGTGCAGTCCGTACCCTCGCCCGATGAAGGATACTCGTTCGCCTTGCAGGCTCCGGCCACGGAAAACAAGCCGACGGATCCGTACCAAAAAAACGCCAACGAGCTGCTCGCGCAAGCCGCTGCGGAACGGGACAAGGAAACGAAGCCGAAGCAGAGTTTGGACATGGACGTTCCGAGCGTCGGACGTTGGTTGGCGGGCGTCTTCGGCATCTTCAAGGATTCCGGTGTGATCCTGCACTGGATCATCCTGTCCTCCCTGCTCGCCGGACCGGCGGCGTTTGCGTATGCCCAAGAATCCACTCCACTGTACCTTGGTGTGATGATCTGGTCGGTCCTGTTTGGTGTCCTGGTGATCTCTTGCGGTTTTGCGATCATGCAAGCGGTCGCAAACCAACTGGAATCGGTGACGGATTGGCCAACGATGGATCCGCCGGCCTGGTTCGAGCAACTGATGGTGGTCGTGATGGCAACCGCAATGGCTGCCGCGCCACCGTTCGTCGTGTGCAAGCTGTTTGGTGCCCCGCCGATGATTTCACTCGGGTTTACCATGTTCTGCGTCTACATCGCGTTTCCGTTTTTGATCCTGTCGATGTTGGACATGCAGAGCATCTTTACACCGTTCTCGCCCGAGGTGGCACGCAGCGCAACCCAATGCAGCGAAGCCTGGGGAGGACTTTACTTTTCCTCTGCGATGTTGTTCGGCGGCGTTTTCTTTTTTGCCCTCTTTGCCGCCACGTCCACTGGCGGACTCGTCGCAACGATCTTCCTCGGCGTCGCAGCGATCTTTGTGTACTTTTCCATGATCGGGCGTCTGGCCTACGCGATTGGTCAAGCCGTCAACGGGCCGACCGACAGTAGCTACGACCGAGACGAGAAGCTGCCTCCGCAAAACGGCCAACCAGCCAATTCCGGTGCGAAAACAGGCACCAGCACGGATGCCACGCCGAAGCAACGCTGA